GTGACTGATCACGGAGAGGTCTTGGATGAAGACATCATCCACAGGCTCTTCACTCTGCCGGCTCGCGTCCATCACTCCACGACCGCGTTATCTGAACATCCAATAATCCGGAAACAAACGGAAGAGCGGCAGAACGCCATCAGGCGCCAGATTTCGCAGCGCAATGCGGACTTCTTTGAGGCCGAAGCCGAGAAGCTCGATGCCTGGGCCGATGACCTAAAACTGGGGTTAGAGCGGGAAATCAAGGAACTGGACCGACAGATCAAAGAAGCCCGAAAGGCGGCGGTCGCATCCCTCACGTTAGAAGAGAAACTGGCCGGTCAAAAACAGATCAAAGCCCTGGAAACTGAACGAGGCAAGCACCGCAGGGCCCTCTTCGACGCCCAGGACGAGATCGACCGCCGGCGGGAGCAGTTCATCGCCGAGATTGAGGGCAAGCTCCAACAACGAGTTTTCACTGAACCGTTGGTTTCTCTTCGCTGGAGATTGATGTAATCTGCAACCACATTTGTGGGGAGCCACTTGAATGAGTTGGAATGAAGGGTTAGCTGGCCAAGCGCTTCATATCGCACAAACGAACGATTCGCCTCTCTGGGTAGCGGCTGGGCCAGGTACGGGGAAGACATTCGCTTTGATGAGAAGGCTAGCGAGGCTATTGGAGATAGAGGGGGCTCCGGAAATTCGGACAGTGTGGTAAGTGGTAGCCTGGCTTCACCACCGCCACCGCGAGGTGGCCGACGAGAGGAGCGAGGCAATGAAACGCACGAGACGGAATCATGGCGCCACCTTCAAGGCGCAGGTCGCATTGGCCGCGGTCAAAGGCGACAAGACGCTCGCCGAGTTGGCCGAGCAATTCAGCGTCCACCCCACTCAGATCACCGAATGGAAGCAGCACCTGGTGGGCCGGGCGGCGGACGTGTTTGGCGGGACGAAACCGTCGTCGGAGGCACCGGATCTCAAGACGCTTCATGCGAAGATCGGGCAACTGGCGTTGGAGAATGATTTTTTAGAAGGCGCGCTCATCAAGGCGGGCTTGCTGAGCGCAAAGCGATGATCGATCGCACGCATCAATTACCAATCGGGCGGCAATGCCAACTGCTGAAGCTGGCCCGGTCCACGGTCTACTACCAGCCCGTGCCGGTGTCGTCGGAGACGCTGGCCCTGATGCGCCGGGTTGACGAACTGCATCTGCAGTATCCGTTTGCCGGCGCCCGGATGCTCCGGGATGTCCTCCGGGGCGAGGGCCATGGAGTCGGACGGCGCCATGTGGCGACGCTGATGCGGCGCATGGGGATCACGGCAGTCTACCGCAAACCCCGCACCAGTCACCGGCATCCCGCCCACCGGATCTATCCCTATCTGCTGCGCCAGCTCACGATCACGCGTCCGAACCACGTGTGGGCGGCGGATATCACCTACATCCCGATGCAGCGCGGCTTCGTCTATCTCTGTGCCATCCTGGACTGGGCCAGTCGCCGGGTGCTGGCGTGGCGGCTGTCCAATACGTTGACGACGGACTTCTGCGTGGAAGCCGTGCGGGAGGCGATCACCCGGTATGGTTGCCCGGAGATCTTCAACACCGATCAAGGCTGTCAGTTCACCAGTCAGGAATTCACCGGGCTTCTGACAGCCCACGGCATTCAGATCAGTATGGATGGAACCGGGCGTTGGCGCGACAATGTGTTCGTCGAACGGCTGTGGCGGAGCCTCAAATATGAAGAGGTCTATCTCCACGCCTACGAGACCGTTACCACGGCCCAACAGGGGTTAGGACGCTACCTGACTTTCTATAACCAGACGAGACCCCATCGGGCTCTTGACGGGCGGACGCCGGATCGCGTGTACTTTGACAACCTGCCCGCACGGCACACTGCCGCGTAGGCAAAACACCGCGAGGCGCCACTTAAGAACTGAAAGATTCTGTCCAAACAAGCGGAGCCCCCTCTCTTGTCTCTGGATTCCCGCTTGCGCGGGAATGACGGAATGCCTCCGACCTGAACCGACTTGGAGGAAGCCATGAAGGTGAAATATGACGAAGAAGTGGACGTGCTGACGATCGAATTCAGTGATGCCCCAGTCGAGGAGAGCGACGAGGACAAGCCTGGTGTCATTCTGGACTATGACAAGGATGGGAACATCGTAGGTATGGAGATCCTCAACGCCTCGAAGCGGGTGCAGAATCCCAAGTCTGTCGAATACGCGGTAGCGTAACATTCGGGCTTGGAGCGACGCTCTCTACCGAGACAAGCTCCCTGGAGGACTACGCATGAGCAAAGAGCGAATCCTGTCCCTCTTAGCCAGCCGGCGAGAAGACATTCTTGTGAAGTTTGGCGTGAGAAAACTGGGCATCTTCGGATCGGCCGCCCGGGATGACATGCGAAGCGGGAGCGACGTGGACATTCTGGTCGAGTTTCAGGCCCCCGCGACGTTCGATCAATACATGGACCTGAAAGCCTATCTCGAGACCCTGCTCGGGACGACCGTCGATCTCGTCACGGAAGATGCCCTGAAGCCGCGCATGGGCCCTCTCGTTGAGAAGGACCTGGTTCGTGTCGCGTAACTGGCTGTTCTACCTTGAGGACATCGTCGAGAGTGCACGGAAAATTCGACGTTACACAGACGGCTTGACCTTCGTGCAGTTTCGCTCGCAGGACATGGTTGTTGACGCGGTTGTCCGCAATCTGGAGATCATTGGAGAAGCCGCGAAGCATCTGCCTGAGGAAGCGAAGACTCTGACACCCGATGTGGATTGGTCGAAGGCCGCCGGATTCCGTGACGTGATCGCTCATGGGTATTTTGGGTTGGACCTGCACGTCATCGGGGACGTGGTCCAAACGAAACTCCCGCTGCTCAGCCAATCGGCTGAGCAGGTCCTCCATCAGTTTAGGAATCGGTCCCAATAGGCGCGCGCTTTTGAGCCGTCTCACCATGAACCGCCACGTCAATGCCATCGCCGGACGCCTAAGCCTCCGACCTCCGCAGCGGCAGTCGCTCGAGATCCTGGACCGGGTCACCGAGATCGTGCCGCCGAAGAAGGGAACCGACCTGGTCTCGGCGCTGGAGGTGATCCACCGCGAGTTCCCAACGGTGACGGATTTCGAGCGCGACTTCCCTTCGCTCTGTTTCGCTTTGGCCACCGGAGTCGGGAAGACGCGACTCATGGGCGCCTTCATCAGCTATCTGCATCTCGCTCACGGAATCAATCACTTCTTCGTGCTGGCACCGAACCTGACCATCTACATCAAGCTGATGACCGACTTTACACCGAATACACCGAAGTACGTCTTCACCGGTATTGCCGAGTTTGCCACAGAGCCACCTACGATCATCACCGGGGACAACTATGAGTCCGGGGTTGCAGCTCGCCTTACTTCGTTACCTGGCTTCGGCCAAGAGGTGCACATCAACATTTTCAATATCTCGAAGATCAACTCGGAGGTGCGAGGCGGCAAAGCGCCACGGATTAAACGACTGTCGGAATACATTGGCCAGAGTTATTTTGATTATTTGGCAAGTCTCGAAGACTGAGCTTCCCCCCATTGTTTGGACAGGTTTTCATCTGAATTAAGCTAATGGATCTTTCCCTCCTTCCCTCCTTTCTTTTAGAGTTCTTCTGACTCCTGTTTCCCCAGAGGCGCGGGCCACAAACCGTCAATGCGTGGTTTGGGTGCAGGGGCATTTCAACACTTCGCTCCAGGATCGGTTATACGGGGCGATCGCCTGTCGGTCCATACCGGAGTAGCCCCCTCGACTCAGCCAAAATGCACCTCGGCCGGGGTCCGTCGGCCCAAGCTCTGGTGCCGTCGTTCGGTGTTGTAGAACAGAAAATACCGCTGCAACCCGGCCCAGGCCTCGGCTCCGTCGGCGTCGTCCCGCAGGTAGATCTCCTCGTACTTCACGCTCCGCCACAGCCGTTCCACAAAGATATTGTCCAAGGCCCGGCCGCGCCCGTCCATGCTGATGCGGACGCCCGCGCCCTCCAGCCGCCCCGTGAACTCGTCGCTTGTAAACTGCGCCCCTTGATCCGTGTTGAAGATCTCCGGCTGCCCGCTCCCCAACGCGTTCTCCAACGCTTCCAGGCAGAACAGCGCGTCCAGCGTGTTGGAGAGCGCCCACGCCAGCACGTAGCGGCTGTACCAGTCCAGCACCGCGACCAGGTACAGGAACCCGCGCCGCATCGGCACATACGTGATGTCCGCACACCACACGTGGTTCGGCCGCTCCACCGCCAGCTCCCGCAGCAGATAGGGATACGTCGGATGCGCGGGCTGCCGGCGGCTCGTGTGCGGGCCCGGCAGCACCGCTTGCAACCCCATCACCCGCATCAGCCGCGCCACCCGCTTGTGGTTGACCACGTGGCCCAATCGCTGCAGCCAATCGGTCATCCGGGGCACTCCGTAAAACGGCCGTTGCAAGTACAGTTCATCGATCAGCCGCATCAACGTCAGATTCTCGGCCCGTTCGGGCACTGGCTCGTAGTAGTAGGTCGAGCGCGCCAGGCCCGCCACCACACACTGCTGCACGATCGACACGGCACCCGGGTCGGCGTGGATCCATCCGCGGCGGGTCTCCCGCGGCACGCTCAGAGCTTTTTTCGCAGCCACTCCAGCTCCATCTTCAGGCGGCCGATCTCCTGGTACAGCGGGGCCGTCACCACCTCCTCGCTACGCCCCGTGCCCGCCAGACCTCGCCGGAACACCTCCGGCGCCCCGTCTAGCAACTGTCGCTTCCAATGGGCAATCACCGTCGGGTGCACACCATGGACGGCACTCAATTCACTCAGGGTCCGCACCCCCTTGATCGCCTCCACTGCCACCCGCGCTTTGAACTCCTCCGAATGGGTCTTCCGTTTTGGGGCCATAGGTGTCTCCCGGTTTTTGCGACGGTCGTTCTACCATAATTTCTTGGCTTCACGACCTGTCCAAAAAACGGGGGTAACTTCAGACCTCGTTCTGCTTATGGATGAGTCCCATCGGTATCGAGCTTCGGCCGGTGTCCGGGCAATCAATGAGTTGAGACCTGTCCTCGGGCTGGAACTGACCGCAACACCGTTTGTTGAATCGAGCAAAGGCCCCGTGCAATTCAAGAACGTCATCTATGACTACCCATTGGCCAAGGCAATGGCCGATGGCTTTGTGAAAGAACCGGCGGTGGTGACACAGAAGAATTTCAACCCCAGCCAGTTTACCCCGCCTCAACTTGAGCAGATCAAGTTGGAGGATGGAGTCCGTTTGCATGAGAACACCAAGGTCGAGCTGGAAACCTATGCGCGGCAGACCGGGCAGCGAGTGGTCAAGCCTTTCATGCTGATCATTGCCCGCGATACGACCTATGCCAGCCAACCAACTGCAGTTGATTCAGTCACCGCAGTTCTTTGAAGGCCGGTACAAGGACAAGGTCATTCAGGTGGACTCCAGCAGGACCGGCGTGGAAGAAGATGAGATGGTCCAGCGCCTCCTGGCTGTTGAGAGTTCAGATGAGCCGACTGAGATTGTGATTCATGTGAACATGCTGAAGGAGGGGTGGGATGTCAGGAATCTCTACACCATCGTCCCGCTCCGCGCCGCCAATGCGCGCACCCTTATTGAGCAATCTATCGGACGCGGCCTCCGCCTTCCCTACGGCAGACGCACCGGGGTGAACACTGTGGATCGGCTCAACATCGTGGTGCATGACCGCTTCCAGGAGATTGTGGATGAGGCCAATCGGCCGGACTCACTGGTCCGGCTGACCCAGGTGATTCTCGATCCGGCGACGGATCTCCAGAAAACGAAGACCGTCGTGGCTCAGCCAAAGATTGAGGAACAGATTGCTGCCGCGGACTCTGCCGTCTTCACCAGCGAGGTGGAGCGAAGGATTGCCGAGGCGACCTATCAGGTCATCAACAAATACGAGAACTTGCCGACCTCCAGTTATCTCCTGAAGCCGGAAGTCCAAGCCAGGATTGCCGAAGAAGTGAAAGAATATGTGACGCCAAGCCAGCAGGCGCTTCCGGGAATGGCCGCGACACCGAGCATTGCCGATGTCGTTGCAAAGACCGCTGAACTAGTCGTGCAACAGACGATCGATATTCCCCGCGTTCTGGTGGTGCCAAGAGGTGAAGTGACCACAGGCTTTCATGCGTTCACGTTGGATTGTTCGGGCATCCACTACCAGCCAGTTGCGCGAGATCTCTTGATCCAGCACCTTCGGACCAATCAACAGGAGACGCTGAGCTGCGGTGGATCTCTGCAGGCAGAACAACGGTTGGAGGATTATGTGGTCCGAGGCCTCATCGATTTCGACGATATTTCTTACGATCAACATGCGGACCTGCTCTATGACCTGGCTGGACAACTCGTCCGGCATCTGCGCTCCTACCTCTCCGAAGAAGATGCGCGCAATGTGCTGATCTACTACCAAAAGCCGCTTTCCGCCTTCGTCCATGCTCAGATGCAAGACCATCAATGGGAGAAGGCGACGGGCTACGATGTGCAAGTGAGCAAGGGCTTCACCAAACTGAGAAAGCCTGCCTATACCGCGAAAGACGGAGAACCCATTCACGATTTCCGCGAAACCTTCGAGGACAAGAGCTGCATTCCCCAGGTTCTCTTTGGAGGCTTTCAGCGATGTCTCTTTAAGCAACAGAAGTTTCAGTCTGACTCAGAGAGGAAGCTGTCGGTGATTCTGGACCGGGATGCGCAAAAGTGGTTTAAGCCGGCACAGGGGCAGTTTCAGATTTCCTACAAGGTAGGTGTGGACCAGCGTGAATACGTGCCTGACTTTGTGGCTGAGACCACGGACTGTATCTACATGTTGGAGCCTAAAGCGCGAAACGAAATGACCAGCTCTGAAGTCCTCGCCAAGAAGGAGGCAGCCGTCACCTGGTGCGCCCGCGCCACCACCCATGCCCTCGGCAACGGCGGCAAACCGTGGAAGTATGTCCTCATCCCACACGATGTGATCGCGGAGAATATGACGCTGAGCGGATTGGTTGCTCAATTTGCGACATCCGTGTAGCGGCTCGGAACATGGTCACAGGAGGAATAGTAAGCTGCCAGGGTACGCTTCCCCGGAGTGAGTGTTGAGAGGAAGCCCTCTGAGGCAAGAGCGCCGTCTAGACACCAATCTGGCATTCCTGTATAAAGAGTATCCTATCCGGCGCATCCGTACCGCCGGACGCTTGGAGCCTTAACTGTCTCCGCAAGAAACCGAAGCGAGCGGGCGTAGCTCAGTGGTAGAGTCCTAGCTTCCCAAGCTGACAAAGGGGGATTACTTAAGTCGTTGTTGGCTTGAGTAATCCCCTTGTCATTCCTGGCGAAACACACCATTGCCTGTTCATCCCGCGTTGGTTCCTCATCCTGCTCTTCTGCCCATTTCGTTGGTCTTCCTAACACCGTAATAACACCTGACAGAGAGCACGGTTTCAGGCTCCACGGGAAGGCTCCATGAGTCCTGGTGGTCATGCCGGGTAGGAACATGCCGGATAGGGGTCATTCCCCAAAGCGACTCTGCAACCCTCGTGCAACCAGATTGCTTCACGCTGAGCCACCCCGCTGACTCACGCTGCTCAGGCCCCCCTCAGGGGGTGCACCCTTGGGGCAGGTGCCGGGGGTGGGGGTGGTGGTCCATGTGCCAGGGCTGACAGTGCTCAGGGAAAAGGCCCCGGAAATTTTAGCGGGTGGCAAAAGGTAGGTGGAAAGGGGGCTGATTTGCCATAAAAAAGGATTTTGGAAGGATTTTGGGGCAGTTTAACGAGAAAGCTGTAGATTTCATTAGCTTACGTAGTCTTTAGTATGTGCAATGTCCGCGTGGACTCGGCGGTGACTCGGCGGGAAACCTCCGGTGGATAGACCCTGCCTGGATTTCCGTCCGGCCTCGGGTGCATAGGGATCGGGACGGAAATTACCTGGAGAACTTGTGTCGAAGCTGAGTGAAGGGGAACCCTATCGGCCCGGCAATGACACGGGTGTCGCTGTTGTCGTAGAATACAGCCGTCCAGCCAAGCGCGGGGTGCACGATGAGAATTCTACTTCCTGCCCTGCCCCTTCTTCTCTTGCTTTCAGGATGCGCCACAGTTGACGGAGAGCAGGTAGCCTCGGAATCGGTTGTGGCAGATGAGGCTACATGGAATCCATGCGCGGGGCATGCCGACGAGAAAGTCATGGGGCCTGTTGAGGACATTCGACGGGCTGTGGCTGCTGGGGACCAAGCTGGCATTCAAAAGGCTATGAGAAACTTGTTGGCCTCCTTAGTGAAACTGGCATGACATGGGGACAGCGATTTGCGGATAACTATTTTAGGACTGGCATACAAGCTCGTCAGCGAGCGTATGCGTCTAAACTGGCCGCTGATGTGGTCATGAACGAGATGCGGATGCCACGTGTCGTTGATGCGGTACAGCACGGTTTCCCCATTGAGTGGCTCATCCCAGGTGAGCAGACCCAGGCACTTTATGGGCACTTGATTCCTGCTGAGCCTCTCCAGTTTACCGCCGAAGGCGAGCCAGTGACATCGGTGAGACTTACCCCAACGCCAGCAGCGCCAGGGCAGAAACCGGCTGGAGTGGCCCTATGTCCACACGCTCGGTTGACTCCGTTTCAGACGAAAGTGTGGACAGGCGAACCGGAGGCCCAAGGGATCAAATCGAGCCAGCGAGACGAAACATCGGACTTTTCCCAGACTCGGAATGACCAGCAGCAATATTCAGTGTTTCAGCCACCTCAACAACTCATCCCAACACCAGGCGGCAGGGCGTTGCTCGGACCATACACACCCAACGCGTACGGCCCAGGAATGAATGCCGACGCCACGGGTAGACCATTTATATGGCAGCCAGATCCGGGTTTCGGTCCACCAGACCACTTTAGCACAGTGAAACCCGATGCCTACGGCCTTGGGGTTGGTATGGACCAATATGGACGACCTGTGAGGCCAGCTTGTCCACCAGGATGGGCAGGACCTTGTTAGTCCCTATTCGGTAAGAAACCAAGCTAGCTTGAAGATTCAATAGGCATCCGCGTTCATCGGACCACGCACACACCAGACATGTTGGGTGTCGGTTTTCCCTCCCCAGCCCACGTTGCCACCTGCGAAGTCCACGAGCCATGCGAGCGTAGAATTCTCGGCAACGGTAGTCGCCGACCAATAAGGGAATGACTGGACCCCTGTAAAGGTGCTCGTTGGCACAAAAGGTGATGGTAGCCCGGCGTCTTGGAGGCTCTTCAATTCGATTGCCGAGGGTAGCCGCCACCCAACCGTGCTGCCAACGCTCTTATTAACACAATCGCGGATCGCTTCGACCCAAGAGCGGGTGATGGCGACAGGCTGCTTCTCCCAAACCAATCCAGTGTTGTTGTCTCTTACCGCTACTACTCCCCCAAAGTTTGCTAAGACGGTAAACCGCGAAGCACTCGGGAAATTCTTGTCCCAGTTCTGAGTGACTCCCTGAAGGTTCAGGCCGTCTATCTTGGATTCGAGCACGTTGAGTTTGTCCAAAATCTGTTGCTCGGTAGTGGTATTCTGCGCATTGACAGATGCCGATCCACCATCACCACCACCGCACCCGAGCAAGAAACAAAGTGGGATGCTCAGAACAACCAATCGCAGGGCATGAAGTAGGAAGATGTTCATGGTGGCCTCCTCCCTCAACGGTAAAACCCCTGACCCAATTCCGGCCCCCGATGTGGCGCTATTCTAGGAACCCGCAAGAAGGTATGACAAGAACGGAAAGTGAGAAATGGTGGTATTTTGCCAGAATCAGCAGGCGGTTGCTGGAAGCTACAGATGTCTCTATTTAGCGAGAGGTCCCCGCCCTGACAGGCGGGGTCTCCGTTGTTTCATGCATCGCATGAGCCGCTTCGCGGCTCCCGGCTCTCACCCCCATCCTTCCTGATGGGGAACTCCCGCTAGATTAGACAAAATTAACGTCCTGACCCGGTTGTTTTTAGGCCCACAAAGGCGTTAGATAAATACCCTTCTTACAAAGCCCCTGCGGCGATTGAGCAGTAGTCCTACTATACAGGTGTTAACAGCATGCTCCCGCCCGCCCTTAAGGGCGGGCGGGCATAGCAGGTAGATGCTCTTCCTCTCCGACAATGGGGGTCTAGGGGTGGGGGGCCGTCCGCATTGGTGGCCACGGCAGCGATAAATGGGTCACCCATCTACCGCGAACGCAGGCGATTCTCCAACCCGTCGGCGAGAAAAAAAAGTGGGGGAGGGGTCGTTAAAAAACACGGCCAAAAACCGTTTATTCCATTGGAAGAGTAAACGAAATAGCGCCAGCCTGGCAAACCCAGGATTTGCTTTCAAGACATCAGCCGGAGAGGATTTGCAACACGCGAATAAGTGAACCATGGAAAAGGAAAAATTTTTTCCAATTGGCCGTTGCGCTCTTGACAATGGGCATGGCCCATGATTAGCTGGAATCACGATGGCAATAAAACACCTACGTGTCATTTTGCCGGTTTGACAGTCGGAAAGAAGTCTGAGGCGCGGTTGAGCGCTGAATGCAATATGGGTGTGGGGAATGCTCGCGTAGGCTTTGTGTGTCCTGAGTGCCGCTAAACGTACTCTGTCTACCTACTCACTAGGTAGCAGCTACCTCTCCACAGTATCAGTCCTCGTCCTCCCTATATACATACTCCCTATATATCTATAGCTCCATAGCAGTGCATTCGTTACTTCGAGGGCCTCTCCCCACCTAGGGAGGAGGCCCTCTTTGTTATAGGCGTCCCTTTTTTTTTGTGTAGGGACGGTCAACTTCACTCATTAACCATAGGGAGGATGTATGCACATAACAGGAATCCATAGGGCGAGTAGTAACACGGTCTATTTCTATGCCCTCTGTATACAGGACTTCACCCATATAGGGATAGGTCTAGCCAGGTATAGGAGAGACAGTACGAACAGATGGCGATGGGATTACACAGTGACCACACTATTGAACAATAAGCAAGGAGATCGAACATGCCGATTCTAAGTGCAGTGACAATAGGAGCAAGTCTGCTAGACGTTCAAACGATCATTGACGGTGAGCTACCAGCGGTAGATTGGGTGGTTGATCGGCTCATAGCGAAGGGTGACCGAGTACTGGTCTATGGTGAGCCTGGGTCACTGAAGTCATGGTTGATGCTCGACCTGGGCTTACATATCGCTGCTGGGACTCCCTGGCTGGGACATTTCGAGATTCCAGAAAGGAAGAGGGTTCTCTACATAGACGAGGAAATGAGCCCACGCACATTAATTCGACGAGTAAAGAGGCTGATCGAAGGGTCAGACCTAGAGACGGACTCCTTGCCCTTCAAGGCACTGACCCTTTGTGGGGTGAGGTTCACCGATGAGAGTGTGGGGACAACCCTCTTAGCTGGGCTCGCTACTCACGGGTTTAGCCCGGAGGTAGTGATCATTGAGACCATGAGAAGGGTTCTACATGGGAGTGAGAACAACGCCGATGAAGTAGGAGCCTTCTGGAGATGCGTTGATTTGCTCAGGAAAGAAGGGAGGAGTCTAATTATCACCCACCACATGAAAAAGCCTTCAATGCATGGTGCCAATGAGTCCGTTTATAGAGCTAGCGGTAGCACTGATGTGTTGGGAGGGTCAGACTCAGCCTTTGCAGTAGAAAAACTACAAGCCAATAAGGTCTGTGTGACATGCGTTAGAGCTCGCAATACACCTGAGGCATCACCGTTTTATGTTTCCCTACATGACACAGGGCCGGAAACACCGGCTTCAATGCGATTTGAGGGCCAAGGCGGTGCTCTAGTAGTGCCACAGAGCCGGGTTGAGGAGGTGGCCAACTGGATAGAGGAGTATCTGAGGGATCAGCAAGATCAGCAGGCGACGACTGCACAGATCCGGCAGAATCTAGACACGGCACATCGTGTATCAAGCGATAGATGCGAGAAAGCCCTTAGGAGGCTTAGAGAGACTGGCAGAGTTACCCAGCCGGTGCACGGAGCCTACCGTATAGCGACTCAACAGGAGGTTGCCAGTGTCACAAACTGATCCGCCAAACCGCCTTACTTATATAAGTCGGCGGTGGCGGCGGTCTTTTGTGGACCGCCGGGCCAAAGACCACCGAGGCGGCGAGACTGGAAATACACGGGAGAACACTGTCCACGTGAACGGGGGCCAATTCCGAGCACGAGCGTAGCCTGAAGCGGAGCGAGTGCGAGGCTCTTGTTTCCTAAATACGAGGGTACTAACGAATCTAAACAATAGAGACTAGGACAGGCTAATAGCTTCCCTAGGTTAACCTACAGACCCCTGGGTTTCTCACGGGAATCGTGAGCTAGCCCTGGGGTTTTTTATTTCTGGAGGTATTTTATGGAGCGTCTAACGCCTATTAAGGCCATAAGAGCCAAGTGCATGGACTGTACATGCCATCAACCCAAGGAAATCCGTGAGTGCCGTATTATCACCTGTCCGTTATGGCCCTACCGGATGGGTAAACGACCAAATCAGATACCCCAAACAAACCAGGAGGCAAAAGGTATTGAGCTATGCAGCATTTAATCAACATAAAAGAGGCGGCTCAATACACGGGCCTGTCACCCCATACCCTCTACACGATGGTCAGTCAGCGGCGGATACCATTCGTGAAGGTGGGCCGGTTGGTCAAGTTCGATCTTGACCTGTTGGACAAATGGATCAAACAGCATACCGTGATGCCGATGCCCAACAAATTGCAAACTTGACGTGTGTACCCACTTATGGGTACAGTAGACTATCGTCGTGTTACGGCTCAGAGAGATACGACAGAGACAAGACGTAAGCCTTCGCCGTCTCAGTCTGGAGACGGGAATTGCCCTTTCCACACTACAGAGAGTGGAGCTAGGTGCCTTTGATCCGAGGCTCTCTACGCTCCGTGAGTTGGCGAAGGCCCTGAACGTATCGATCGCTGATCTGATAGGTGAAAGAGGCAGGCCATTTCCCAATTCAACAATCACAAG
The DNA window shown above is from Nitrospira tepida and carries:
- a CDS encoding UvrD-helicase domain-containing protein, translating into MSWNEGLAGQALHIAQTNDSPLWVAAGPGTGKTFALMRRLARLLEIEGAPEIRTVW
- a CDS encoding IS3 family transposase (programmed frameshift), encoding MKRTRRNHGATFKAQVALAAVKGDKTLAELAEQFSVHPTQITEWKQHLVGRAADVFGGTKPSSEAPDLKTLHAKIGQLALENGFFRRRAHQGGLAERKAMIDRTHQLPIGRQCQLLKLARSTVYYQPVPVSSETLALMRRVDELHLQYPFAGARMLRDVLRGEGHGVGRRHVATLMRRMGITAVYRKPRTSHRHPAHRIYPYLLRQLTITRPNHVWAADITYIPMQRGFVYLCAILDWASRRVLAWRLSNTLTTDFCVEAVREAITRYGCPEIFNTDQGCQFTSQEFTGLLTAHGIQISMDGTGRWRDNVFVERLWRSLKYEEVYLHAYETVTTAQQGLGRYLTFYNQTRPHRALDGRTPDRVYFDNLPARHTAA
- a CDS encoding DUF2283 domain-containing protein, which encodes MKVKYDEEVDVLTIEFSDAPVEESDEDKPGVILDYDKDGNIVGMEILNASKRVQNPKSVEYAVA
- a CDS encoding nucleotidyltransferase family protein, which codes for MSKERILSLLASRREDILVKFGVRKLGIFGSAARDDMRSGSDVDILVEFQAPATFDQYMDLKAYLETLLGTTVDLVTEDALKPRMGPLVEKDLVRVA
- a CDS encoding HepT-like ribonuclease domain-containing protein produces the protein MSRNWLFYLEDIVESARKIRRYTDGLTFVQFRSQDMVVDAVVRNLEIIGEAAKHLPEEAKTLTPDVDWSKAAGFRDVIAHGYFGLDLHVIGDVVQTKLPLLSQSAEQVLHQFRNRSQ
- a CDS encoding IS3 family transposase (programmed frameshift), whose protein sequence is MAPKRKTHSEEFKARVAVEAIKGVRTLSELSAVHGVHPTVIAHWKRQLLDGAPEVFRRGLAGTGRSEEVVTAPLYQEIGRLKMELEWLRKKLLSVPRETRRGWIHADPGAVSIVQQCVVAGLARSTYYYEPVPERAENLTLMRLIDELYLQRPFYGVPRMTDWLQRLGHVVNHKRVARLMRVMGLQAVLPGPHTSRRQPAHPTYPYLLRELAVERPNHVWCADITYVPMRRGFLYLVAVLDWYSRYVLAWALSNTLDALFCLEALENALGSGQPEIFNTDQGAQFTSDEFTGRLEGAGVRISMDGRGRALDNIFVERLWRSVKYEEIYLRDDADGAEAWAGLQRYFLFYNTERRHQSLGRRTPAEVHFG
- a CDS encoding Lcl C-terminal domain-containing protein, producing MNIFLLHALRLVVLSIPLCFLLGCGGGDGGSASVNAQNTTTEQQILDKLNVLESKIDGLNLQGVTQNWDKNFPSASRFTVLANFGGVVAVRDNNTGLVWEKQPVAITRSWVEAIRDCVNKSVGSTVGWRLPSAIELKSLQDAGLPSPFVPTSTFTGVQSFPYWSATTVAENSTLAWLVDFAGGNVGWGGKTDTQHVWCVRGPMNADAY
- a CDS encoding AAA family ATPase; amino-acid sequence: MPILSAVTIGASLLDVQTIIDGELPAVDWVVDRLIAKGDRVLVYGEPGSLKSWLMLDLGLHIAAGTPWLGHFEIPERKRVLYIDEEMSPRTLIRRVKRLIEGSDLETDSLPFKALTLCGVRFTDESVGTTLLAGLATHGFSPEVVIIETMRRVLHGSENNADEVGAFWRCVDLLRKEGRSLIITHHMKKPSMHGANESVYRASGSTDVLGGSDSAFAVEKLQANKVCVTCVRARNTPEASPFYVSLHDTGPETPASMRFEGQGGALVVPQSRVEEVANWIEEYLRDQQDQQATTAQIRQNLDTAHRVSSDRCEKALRRLRETGRVTQPVHGAYRIATQQEVASVTN
- a CDS encoding helix-turn-helix domain-containing protein; this translates as MQHLINIKEAAQYTGLSPHTLYTMVSQRRIPFVKVGRLVKFDLDLLDKWIKQHTVMPMPNKLQT
- a CDS encoding helix-turn-helix domain-containing protein, which encodes MLRLREIRQRQDVSLRRLSLETGIALSTLQRVELGAFDPRLSTLRELAKALNVSIADLIGERGRPFPNSTITRKGASMAQRYSVQRKDKAVSNAVSAFEKWRRQYVVKGLGPFVWNYEYDQVDQATKLLKFLLTNLKGADSRSSE